In Aspergillus fumigatus Af293 chromosome 2, whole genome shotgun sequence, a genomic segment contains:
- a CDS encoding carotenoid oxygenase family protein translates to MKLLLLDRESCVHWNLNIKSSPSDHNSLRFLRGKMASVQEYFNNWPNDEGFNANYEERQPVELSLTGHIPDYAAGVLYRTGPGKYTVDTENGDTFKISHWFDGFNQTHRFQIYAPDESHASTRVFYNSRFSTDLLIEEVRKTGSLEKLSFGQKRDPCRTVFHKVQTSYAPENDPSYHNIGVTLSVNMPGLGHETGDRARNASGIKNLYAKTDASHYKQIDPETLEPIGLAAQKDLHPELTGPLSAAHARSDPVTGNVYNFNLAFGPEGSIYRIFCVSASTGTTSILAQFPGTPAYLHSLLITDDYVILCVWNSHVNPTKLENSFVEAIQPFDASKPATWYVVDRKGSRGLLATYKSRPFFCFHTINAWQEPSADDPKQTDIVAELVTFDDLTIMKKAYYENMLSSSPSAKTFVQGKRDGCRSALTSFRLARIPSAPTSEVQEASINWTACQGYAPELPTMNPRYVTQKHRYTYAVTDCGESTFFDGIMKYDSVAKETIVWKQHGHSPGEAIFVANPAGADEDDGVLLSVVLDGKTGKSYLLCLDARDMSELGRAHLNGPVGFGFHGQYVPTGGGLPTGDY, encoded by the exons ATGAAGCTGTTGTTGCTCGACCGCGAATCCTGTGTTCATTGGAATCTGAACATCAAATCATCACCTTCAGATCATAATTCTCTCAGATTTCTTCGTGGCAAGATGGCCAGTGTCCAAGAATACTTCAATAACTGGCCGAATGATGAAGGA TTCAATGCCAACTATGAGGAACGTCAACCGGTTGAACTCTCCTTGACTGGTCATATCCCGGACTACGCGGCAGGCGTTCTCTATCGCACGGGTCCGGGAAAATATACAGTTGACACAGAGAATGGAGACACCTTCAAGATATCGCACTGGTTTGACGGCTTCAACCAGACCCATCGATTCCAGATCTATGCTCCAGATGAGTCCCATGCGTCCACGCGCGTCTTCTACAACTCCCGCTTTTCGACAGATTTGCTGATCGAGGAAGTGAGAAAGACCGGCTCCCTCGAGAAACTCAGCTTTGGCCAAAAGCGCGATCCCTGCAGGACTGTCTTCCACAAAGTGCAGACATCTTATGCCCCGGAAAATGATCCATCCTATCACAACATAGGGGTGACGCTGTCTGTTAACATGCCTGGTCTAGGCCATGAAACCGGTGATCGCGCGAGGAATGCTTCCGGAATTAAGAATCTGTATGCAAAGACCGATGCCAGCCACTACAAGCAAATCGATCCGGAGACTCTGGAGCCCATTGGACTCGCTGCGCAGAAGGATCTGCATCCTGAGCTAACCGGACCATTGTCGGCGGCCCATGCAAGATCCGATCCAGTCACTGGAAACGTATATAACTTCAACCTAGCATTCGGTCCGGAAGGATCCATCTACCGTATCTTCTGTGTGTCTGCTTCAACAGGCACCACGTCGATTCTGGCCCAATTCCCCGGAACTCCGGCGTATCTCCATTCGTTGCTCATCACAGATGACTATGTTATCCTCTGTGTATGGAATTCGCACGTCAATCCAACGAAGCTCGAGAATTCTTTCGTAGAAGCTATCCAACCATTTGACGCCTCGAAACCCGCAACTTGGTACGTCGTCGATCGCAAGGGCAGCCGAGGGCTCCTCGCGACGTACAAAAGCCGCCCCTTTTTCTGCTTCCATACCATCAATGCATGGCAGGAACCTTCCGCTGATGATCCCAAACAAACCGACATCGTGGCCGAACTGGTCACGTTCGATGACCTCACCATCATGAAGAAAGCCTACTACGAGAACATGCTTTCGTCGTCTCCCAGCGCAAAGACCTTTGTTCAGGGGAAGCGGGATGGGTGTCGTTCAGCGCTGACTAGCTTCCGGCTGGCGAGGATTCCGTCAGCTCCAACTTCGGAGGTTCAAGAGGCGTCCATCAACTGGACAGCATGCCAGGGCTATGCTCCTGAGCTGCCTACCATGAACCCGAGATATGTCACGCAGAAGCATCGGTACACCTATGCCGTGACTGACTGCGGCGAATCGACTTTCTTCGATGGCATCATGAAATACGACAGCGTGGCCAAAGAGACTATTGTCTGGAAACAGCATGGACACTCGCCTGGAGAAGCAATCTTTGTCGCTAATCCTGCGGGcgctgatgaggatgatggtgTCCTTCTGAGCGTTGTGCTGGATGGGAAGACCGGGAAAAGCTACTTGCTCTGTCTGGATGCCCGCGATATGTCTGAGCTGGGTCGAGCGCATCTCAACGGACCGGTAGGCTTTGGTTTTCATGGCCAGTATGTTCCTACGGGTGGAGGGCTGCCCACGGGGGATTACTAG
- a CDS encoding carbohydrate esterase family 5 protein, translating into MKISATAVVLLAGLAAGAPTKTIQSKFEKRQFGTGTDGLGALASLFPTLGGGGSSTSSGLGALASLIPGLGGSSSGSGFSLPGFTLPTSIPGLGSLGSLGSSGSSGASGLSGLSGLSGLSGLSGLGGLSGLNGLGSSTTGSSAEASTSGTAATSSNSNSGGALFGLLGDHVAKRGLLGSMTENGVKNKDACQPLTFIFARGTSELGNMGSVVGPPVATKLRSLLNNKVVVQGVDYPASVEGNALLGAAGGPTMASMVKQALSQCPDTKVVVGGYSQGAMVVHNAANSLSQGQIAAAVLFGDPFKSQAVGKVDKANVKEYCAAGDPVCLNGANVIAHLSYGSDAAEAAQFLVTASGVKA; encoded by the exons ATGAAGATATCGGCTACTGCTGTTGTCCTCCTCGCTGGgctggctgctggtgcaCCCACCAAAACCATTCAATCCAAGTTTGAGAAGCGTCAGTTCGGCACCGGCACTGATGGACTCGGTGCTCTGGCCTCTCTCTTCCCTACCTTAGGCGGTGGTGGCTCTTCCACCTCGTCTGGTCTTGGTGCCTTGGCCTCGCTCATCCCCGGTCTAGGCGGCTCCTCCTCTGGAAGCGGCTTCAGTCTTCCGGGATTCACCTTGCCTACCTCCATCCCCGGCCTGGGCAGTCTAGGTAGTCTGGGTAGCTCCGGCTCCTCCGGCGCCTCTGGTCTTTCGGGACTGAGCGGACTGAGCGGACTCAGCGGTCTCAGCGGACTCGGCGGACTCAGCGGTCTCAACGGGCTGGGCTCAAGCACCACCGGTTCCAGCGCTGAGGCAAGCACCAGCGGTACCGCCGCCACCAGCTCCAATTCCAACTCGGGCGGCGccctcttcggcctcctcGGTG ACCATGTTGCTAAACGCGGCCTTCTAGGATCCATGACCGAAAACGGCGTCAAGAACAAAGACGCCTGCCAACCCCTCACCTTTATCTTCGCCCGTGGCACCTCCGAACTAGGCAACATGGGCTCCGTCGTTGGTCCGCCCGTCGCCACCAAGCTCCgctccctcctcaacaacaaGGTCGTCGTGCAGGGCGTCGACTACCCCGCTTCTGTCGAGGGGAACGCCCTGCTCGGCGCCGCGGGCGGGCCCaccatggccagcatggtAAAGCAAGCGCTATCGCAGTGTCCCGATACCAAGGTCGTGGTCGGCGGTTACTCGCAGGGCGCGATGGTCGTGCACAACGCGGCGAACTCGCTGAGTCAGGGCCAGATTGCAGCGGCGGTTCTGTTTGGTGATCCGTTCAAGTCTCAGGCTGTGGGCAAGGTGGACAAGGCGAATGTCAAGGAGTACTGTGCGGCTGGAGATCCAGTTTGTCTCAATGGAGCGAATGTAATTGCGCATTTGAGCTATGGCAGTGATGCGGCTGAGGCGGCGCAGTTTTTGGTTACGGCTTCGGGGGTTAAGGCTTAG
- a CDS encoding methyltransferase family protein: MSAYHALVALLYAPNTNGSILPAICPHPENLSPKNLTWTPPVLLSLLTIASGAAIRLSAFGSLGRNFTFYLSVPDRLVTDGVYAYVQHPSYTALVLVCLGCAGLSWRWDGAVGACLLRKGAIERLDGLGVMVVGALWMVGVMLIRMRVRDEERMLQEKFGREWERWNARTASEYHLDTLDAIDTSVHHLRL, from the exons atgagcGCTTACCACGCGCTCGTCGCCCTACTTTACGCACCAAACACCAATGGCAGCATTCTGCCCGCCATCTGTCCTCACCCCGAAAATCTCAGCCCAAAGAACCTCACCTGGACTCCGCCGGTgcttctctccctcctgaCCATCGCATCCGGCGCCGCCATCCGTCTCTCGGCGTTTGGAAGCCTAGGCCGGAATTTCACATTCTATCTGTCCGTGCCGGACCGATTGGTTACGGACGGTGTATATGCGTATGTCCAGCATCCGAGTTATACGGCGTTGGTCTTGGTGTGTCTGGGGTGTGCTGGGCTGTCTTGGCGGTGGGATGGGGCCGTAGGAGCTTGCTTGTTGCGTAAAGGTGCGATTGAAAGACTTGATGGATTGGGAGTGATGGTGGTAGGGGCGTTGTGGATGGTAGGTGTGATGTTGATACGGATGAGGGTAAGGGATGAGGAGAGGATGCTGCAGGAGAAATTTGGGAGGGAGTGGGAGAGGTGGAATGCCAGAACGGCGAG CGAATATCATTTGGATACTCTTGATGCCATTGACACGTCTGTCCATCATTTGAGACTGTAG
- a CDS encoding putative cytochrome P450, translating to MFGFEWHNQRGVEGTGFVRALRSRLTAHLPILMPELQRIVETAIADELVAPGSDGKWGSPQLCLIPSDCSRLRALQTVPYDQANGHQGQLLRLLRGGTWYDYPWHVRHRQAHCVAAQNPEFTAAALEFPQRVILAAEILRITPSFLRRTLFRYLKPIVEKRLAARANSPRSLQEDAPMDCMQWLIDTSPRKIPWTPTRMVGEIVAVWFGSVHQLAMVRSYSARRNLTVRRKALTPFMFSDGLEVAEGDWVCIPQRAMMRDRIRYQNPQAFDGFRFARANKQLRAGDVSLDVPENSPLTMTDVSVDWPIWGLGKTACPGRFYAATILKLIMVCILEKWECRLENPKSQRWRTWRSSVVPREGTVVMFRRKEEALTG from the exons ATGTTTGGCTTTGAGTGGCATAACCAACGAGGTGTCGAGGGGACCGGCTTTGTCCGTGCACTGCGCAGTAGGCTTACGGCTCACCTGCCTATCCTAATGCCTGAGTTACAGAGGATCGTCGAGACTGCCATTGCAGACGAGCTTGTTGCACCTGGAAGCGACGGTAAGTGGGGCTCGCCCCAGTTATGCTTGATTCCATCTGACTGCAGCAGGCTTCGTGCGTTGCAGACTGTTCCCTATGATCAAGCGAACGGTCACCAAGGTCAATtgcttcgccttcttcggGGAGGAACTTGGTACGACTACCCTTGGCATGTCAGACACCGCCAGGCTCATTGTGTTGCAGCGCAGAATCCCGAGTTCACCGCGGCTGCCTTGGAATTCCCGCAGAGGGTTATCCTAGCCGCCGAGATTTTGCGAATCACTCCGAGTTTCCTCCGACG GACACTATTCCGCTATTTGAAGCCCATTGTGGAGAAGCGGTTAGCAGCGAGAGCCAACTCGCCCAGGTCTCTGCAAGAGGATGCTCCG ATGGATTGCATGCAGTGGCTGATTGACACGTCGCCGCGGAAAATACCGTGGACCCCGACCAGGATGGTTGGTGAGATTGTTGCCGTCTGGTTTGGCTCGGTGCACCAGCTGGCAATGGTGAGGTCGTACTCAGCAAGAAGGAACC TTACCGTCCGACGAAAAGCGCTGACACCATTCATGTTCTCCGATGGGCTCGAAGTCGCAGAGGGTGATTGGGTATGTATCCCGCAACGAGCAATGATGCGCGATCGGATCAGATACCAGAATCCGCAAGCATTCGACGGGTTTCGATTTGCCAGAGCAAACAAGCAATTACGTGCGGGAGATGTGTCTCTGGACGTACCCGAGAATAGCCCTCTGACCATGACAGACGTTAGCGTGGACTGGCCAATTTGGGGGCTAGGAAAGACGGCCTG TCCCGGCAGGTTTTACGCTGCCACAATCCTCAAGCTGATTATGGTGTGTATTCTGGAGAAATGGGAGTGTCGGTTAGAAAATCCCAAGAGCCAACGGTGGAGGACGTGGCGGTCAAGCGTAGTACCCCGTGAAGGGACGGTTGTTATGTtcaggagaaaagaagaagcgtTGACTGGATGA
- a CDS encoding T6SS phospholipase effector Tle1-like catalytic domain-containing protein, which translates to MSWTPKAFDLALATSFDQHVIRGYRFLARRWVPGAKIYLFGFSRGAYTARFLNEMLDYVGLLSADNEELIPFVWEAFTQWKFSEGEKPEERLGAMRSLSVSRETMCRPVGQVHFLGLFDTVNSVAEFNKESSTRPSPKIMRHAVSIDERRIKFQPVLFESKLGTGSPDMKQSVDDWKKGPENIYDTDNDGEFSILEADFKEVYFAGNHGDVGGGWPSKSWPASQIPLTWMVQEAIKAGLTFESNKLEVLGCQDPATCGSGQDIVRQAERAQIHDSLDYDSGRPTETFFWRLLEWIPFKRPKITPDGSVCMTRWHARGSRRPLPKDAKIHGSVIRRLRADPGYRPYNLGLGNKPNEMDKAEEDRNIGEWRRIENDGLRDYWVKV; encoded by the coding sequence ATGTCATGGACTCCAAAGGCCTTTGACCTTGCGCTTGCGACCTCATTCGATCAGCATGTTATTCGAGGCTACCGATTCCTTGCACGCCGATGGGTACCGGGCGCCAAGATCTACCTCTTTGGCTTTTCTCGAGGCGCATACACAGCTCGATTCCTGAACGAGATGCTCGATTACGTCGGCCTGCTTTCTGCGGACAACGAGGAACTGATCCCCTTCGTCTGGGAGGCGTTCACGCAGTGGAAATTCTCCGAGGGTGAGAAGCCAGAGGAGCGTCTGGGTGCAATGCGAAGCTTGAGCGTGAGTCGAGAGACGATGTGTCGACCCGTTGGCCAAGTCCActtcttgggcttgttcGATACGGTCAACAGCGTGGCCGAGTTTAACAAGGAGAGCAGCACGCGGCCAAGCCCGAAGATCATGAGACACGCCGTCAGTATTGATGAGCGGAGGATCAAATTTCAGCCCGTACTCTTCGAGAGCAAGTTGGGCACGGGATCACCGGACATGAAGCAAAGCGTTGATGACTGGAAGAAAGGACCCGAAAACATTTATGACACAGACAATGACGGGGAGTTCTCAATACTCGAGGCCGACTTTAAGGAGGTATACTTTGCTGGAAACCACGGCGACGTTGGGGGAGGCTGGCCGAGCAAGTCCTGGCCCGCAAGCCAGATCCCTCTGACATGGATGGTCCAAGAAGCCATCAAGGCCGGGCTTACGTTCGAAAGCAACAAGCTTGAGGTGCTCGGCTGCCAAGATCCAGCAACATGTGGGAGCGGTCAGGACATCGTACGCCAGGCTGAGCGCGCTCAGATCCACGACTCCCTCGACTATGATAGTGGACGACCAACCGAGACTTTCTTCTGGAGGCTTCTGGAGTGGATCCCCTTCAAACGACCAAAGATCACGCCGGATGGTTCGGTCTGTATGACTCGATGGCATGCAAGAGGTTCGCGAAGGCCGCTTCCCAAAGACGCCAAAATTCACGGCAGTGTCATTCGACGGCTGCGAGCCGACCCGGGGTACCGGCCGTACAATCTGGGACTTGGCAACAAACCAAATGAGATGGAcaaggcggaagaagacCGGAATATTGGAGAATGGAGGCGGATTGAGAATGACGGCTTGCGTGACTATTGGGTGAAAGTTTAG
- a CDS encoding class I SAM-dependent methyltransferase, which yields MMNQRGRGKNYGKDPLPDPALGYHHLLPGGSPDQPDPNKQTIIRHPTNSFLEITMILPAESNIRFNAEAARWDDNPFVHEATRLAYETLHPLITTLSNGRDQTLDVLEVGCGTGLLTLRVAPHVKHIVAIDPAEGMIDVLNAKLSDPTAPKNLTPLCHLLTNPEDPVLPPASATEYTGPGTGARRKYDLILSHLVMHHVPDLRQFLSTLRGCLKSGGRVFLTDFEDFGPQARLFHPKDKLGGVERHGIPRGWMEDLMREVGFTEVQVSVGWTMEKEVEDWEDGRREMMKFPFLVCEGVCP from the coding sequence atgatgaaccagaggggaagagggaagaaCTACGGTAAAGATCCACTGCCCGACCCCGCATTGGGGTATCACCATCTACTCCCCGGTGGTTCTCCAGATCAACCAGACCCAAACAAACAAACAATCATCAGACATCCGACCAACTCGTTTCTAGAGATAACAATGAtcctaccagcagaatcAAACATCCGCTTCAACGCCGAAGCCGCCAGATGGGACGATAACCCCTTCGTACATGAAGCCACCCGCCTAGCCTACGAAACCCTCCACCCCCTCATCACGACTCTATCAAATGGCCGCGACCAAACCCTCGATGTCCTCGAAGTCGGCTGCGGAACCGGCCTGCTCACCCTCCGTGTTGCGCCGCACGTCAAGCACATCGTCGCCATTGACCCCGCAGAAGGCATGATCGACGTCCTGAACGCGAAGCTCTCAGACCCAACCGCACCCAAAAACCTCACGCCGCTCTGCCACTTACTCACCAACCCAGAAGACCCCGTCCTGCCCCCGGCGTCCGCAACCGAGTATACAGGGCCCGGAACGGGGGCCAGGCGGAAATACGacctcatcctctcccaCCTCGTCATGCATCATGTCCCCGACCTGCGGCAGTTCCTGAGCACGCTGCGCGGCTGTCTCAAGTCCGGGGGGAGGGTGTTCCTAACGGATTTCGAGGACTTTGGGCCACAGGCGAGGTTGTTCCATCCCAAGGATAAGCTTGGAGGGGTGGAGAGGCATGGGATCCCGCGCGGGTGGATGGAGGATCTGATGCGGGAGGTGGGGTTCACCGAGGTCCAGGTGAGTGTCGGATGGACGATGGAAAAGGAAGTGGAGGATTGGGAGGATGGCAGGCGGGAGATGATGAAGTTTCCGTTCTTGGTGTGCGAGGGTGTTTGCCCTTGA
- a CDS encoding cytochrome P450: MMRACGNTESCVKTMYKPLPKDKPGFPNPHGKPLATLARQMHIHQLYPGDNLDFLEKQFLDWVEPRLTLDALRRECPYAIQSGPPAVTKDDGIVLPLMQWCSDYFTRAGQRAYFGPALDGIDPKLPQTFIVFDELSWQVLYQYPEFLAGKMKSARNAIQRALKKYIQLPQESRQGDAWFTKAMENEMRALGISEDDIATMLVTIYWGINTNTRKAAFWLLTYILHYGPEHYVDIIRQETLPAFLPDKSIPDLNYLHDNCPHLDAMWNETIRLSAYSASVRFVTSDTIIGGKILRKGNRLMIPYRQLHFDESIFGVDYPVEEFRHERFMQKGRNLTRSDNWRPFGGGTTQCPGRYVAKRFVLLFVAMLLRRFDVELVTTRIPAAEEGKPVLGIMSIKDGEDVLVRVRPR, from the exons ATGATGCGCGCCTGCGGGAACACCGAGTCGTGTGTCAAGACAATGTACAAGCCTCTGCCCAAGGACAAGCCCGGGTTCCCCAATCCGCATGGCAAACCGCTGGCGACGCTGGCCCGCCAGATGCACATCCACCAATTATATCCGGGGGATAATCTGGACttcctggagaagcagtTCTTGGACTGGGTGGAACCTCGGCTGACCCTGGACGCGCTCAGACGCGAATGTCCCTATGCGATCCAGAGTGGTCCGCCAGCGGTGACGAAGGACGATGGTATCGTCCTGCCATTGATGCAGTGGTGCTCTGATTATTTCACCAGGGCCGGCCAGCGGGCGTATTTTGGGCCGGCACTGGACGGGATTGATCCCAAGCTGCCGCAGACATTCATTGTTTTTGACGAGCTGAGCTGGCAGGTTCTGTATCAGTATCCCGAGTTTCTGGCGGGGAAGATGAAATCTGCACGGAATGCAATCCAGCGCGCGTTGAAGAAGTATATCCAACTGCCGCAGGAGTCGAGGCAGGGGGATGCCTGGTTCACAAAGGCAATGGAGAACGAGATGCGTGCCCTGGGAATCAGCGAGGATGACATTGCGACTATGCTGGTGACAATCTACTGGGG GATTAACACCAACACGCGCAAAGCAGCGTTCTGGTTACTCACCTACATCCTCCACTACGGTCCTGAGCACTACGTCGACATCATCCGGCAAGAGACGCTCCCGGCCTTTTTGCCTGACAAGTCCATCCCCGACCTGAACTACCTACACGACAACTGCCCCCACCTGGACGCCATGTGGAACGAAACGATCCGTCTCTCCGCGTACTCTGCCTCCGTGCGCTTCGTTACGTCCGACACCATTATCGGCGGTAAGATCCTGCGCAAGGGAAACCGGCTGATGATCCCCTACCGGCAACTGCACTTTGACGAGAGTATTTTCGGCGTAGACTACCCCGTGGAGGAGTTCCGACACGAGCGGTTCATGCAGAAGGGCCGCAATCTGACCCGGAGCGACAACTGGCGACCGTTCGGGGGTGGGACGACGCAGTGTCCAGGTCGATATGTCGCCAAGCGGTTTGTGTTGCTGTTTGTTGCGATGCTCTTGCGGCGGTTTGATGTGGAGCTggtgacgacgaggatccCCGCGGCTGAGGAAGGGAAGCCTGTGCTGGGGATTATGTCAATtaaggatggagaggatgtgCTGGTGAGAGTGAGACCGAGGTAA